A segment of the Bdellovibrio bacteriovorus genome:
CCATCACGACGACTGGAGACAGGCGTCGTACATGATCTCGCAGGCCAACGAATCCGCGCTGAAGTTCCTGGGTTATTCCATGAACCAGATTTCCCACGTGGATTTGAAACAACTGATCAGGACCCAGGAAGAATTCAACAACTACACCTGGCTGCTGCAGACCCGTCACAGTATCGAAGCCGAAATCACCGCCCAGGACGGACGTCGCCTGCCGGTTCTTATGAACTGGGCCGCTCTTCCCAACCGCACCAGCAAAGATCTGACTTTCGTGTTCGTGTGCACCGACATCACCGACCGTATCACGGCCGAGCAGGCTTTGATCGAAGCGCGGGAACAAGCGGTGAAGGCCTCCCAGGCCAAATCAGAATTCCTGGCTCGTATGAGTCACGAGATCCGCACCCCGCTGAACGCCATCATCGGCATCACCGACATTCTGGCGGAATCCGATTTGAAGCCGGAACAATCCCAGTTGGTGCGTGTGTGTGCGAATGCCGGGGAAAATCTGCTGGCGCTGATTAACGATATTCTGGATATTTCCAAAATCGAAGCCCGCGAAGTTCGTCTGGAAAAAATCGCATTCGATCTTGAGTCAACGACTACAAATATCTGCGACATCCTGAAACAGAAGGCGACGGAAAAAGACCTGAAGTTCTCGTTAAGTGTGAATCTGCCAAAGAACCGCGCACCACTGGTCATCGGGGACCCGACCCGTCTGCGCCAGATTCTGTTCAACCTGATCGGAAATGCGATCAAGTTCACGCAGGAAGGTGAAATTGCTGTGTCACTCGACTTTGACAGCAGCTCTCAAAAATTCGTGCGCTTCACGATTCGCGATACCGGGACCGGGATTCCCAAAGACAAACAACACCTGTTGTTCCAAAGCTTCGTTCAGGCCGACAGTTCCATCACCCGCAAATTCGGCGGCAGTGGCCTGGGTCTGACAATTTCAAAAAACCTGGTGGAGCTGATGGGCGGACGCATCTGGTTCCAGAGCGAAGAGGGCTCGGGAAGTTCGTTCTATTTCACAATTCCTTATGTTCCAACGGAAGCTCCGCGCGAACTGGCGGCACCTGAAAAAACACCGGTTACCGACACCACGCCTCGACCGCCGGTGAATGAACTGACCGTCACCCGCTCTGCGCGCATCCTGGTAGTGGATGACACCGAAGACAACCGCTTCCTGCTTTTGACTTATCTGAAAAAACTGCCCTTTGAAGTTGTGCAGGCTGAAAACGGCAAAGAGGCGGTTGAAAAAGTTCTGGCCGAACCATTTGATCTGATCCTGATGGACATTCAAATGCCGGTGATGGATGGCTATGCGGCCACCCGCAAGATTCGTCAGTGGGAAAAAGATCAAGGCTTAAAGCCGATACCGATCATCGCAGTGAGCGCCAATGCCATGGCCGAAGACATGCAAAAGTCTTTGGATGTCGGCTGCAGCGAGCACGTCACAAAGCCCATCAAAAAATCAGCCCTGCTAGAAATGATTCAAAGATACCTAGGATAACAGCCTACCAAAAATTTAAGGCTGGTCAAAAAGGTTCAGATGCAAGGCGGAGTAGGCCCTCGCAGCGCAGGCGTGCTCCAAGCACGTCGGAGCGAGAAGGCCGCCCGACAACGCAGCAGATGGGCCTTTTTCACCAGCCGGTTAAGCGAGGCGGCCGTTGCGGATGGTGGTGACCTTGTTCCCAAGGATCTCCACATCACGCTGGTCATGGGTTACAAGCAACGTCGGAATTTTTTCGGTTTCAATGACACTTTTCACCAGTTTGCGACTTTCATCACGCAGTTCCTGATCCAAAGCGGAAAACGGCTCATCCAACAACAACAAACGAGGCTCACCCATCAGCGCCCGCGCAATGGCCAC
Coding sequences within it:
- a CDS encoding ATP-binding protein translates to MTLRLRIFLFNLISVFLATFVVALIGLKIVESTVIDSTYERLTQIRISKTSSIENYFRDLQTAINLISSHELTDDLLHAKKVDSLPEFRRLLDNYVLDFNIYDMALINNQGVVVYTTRKDIEDGSSATSGLPPGLKLKDIYTWGVKAQEGSTLFLDFDKDNLNPNSATGFVASPIYRNLRPVGVLVLKISISEIDRITSDNFAWPTHGMGQTGETLIYGEDWSLRNTGRFRVEASQAAQGALEAEVLSSNRGDEDIKKIENLSEVRELGTDYRGQKVIRSIGKIYLPNGELWYIQTKIDESEAFAVLDRIAIASSAAAVLIFILFFFATFAATGKVVEPIQLLTDRLEKLGTSNLTQKINYNSKDEIGLLVSKYNQLADRLETTTVSKEFLDSVIQSIKAFLFIVKVSHHDDWRQASYMISQANESALKFLGYSMNQISHVDLKQLIRTQEEFNNYTWLLQTRHSIEAEITAQDGRRLPVLMNWAALPNRTSKDLTFVFVCTDITDRITAEQALIEAREQAVKASQAKSEFLARMSHEIRTPLNAIIGITDILAESDLKPEQSQLVRVCANAGENLLALINDILDISKIEAREVRLEKIAFDLESTTTNICDILKQKATEKDLKFSLSVNLPKNRAPLVIGDPTRLRQILFNLIGNAIKFTQEGEIAVSLDFDSSSQKFVRFTIRDTGTGIPKDKQHLLFQSFVQADSSITRKFGGSGLGLTISKNLVELMGGRIWFQSEEGSGSSFYFTIPYVPTEAPRELAAPEKTPVTDTTPRPPVNELTVTRSARILVVDDTEDNRFLLLTYLKKLPFEVVQAENGKEAVEKVLAEPFDLILMDIQMPVMDGYAATRKIRQWEKDQGLKPIPIIAVSANAMAEDMQKSLDVGCSEHVTKPIKKSALLEMIQRYLG